TGTACTGAGAATGGATGTTAAGTTTCTTTTAtatccctttattttttctttactgcatctcagatttacattttttatggCACTCGGTCAAATGCAGAGTTTGTGATCCACAGTGGTTTTTTCTTTGACAATAATTCACACGACAGAGTGAAAATAAAGCTTGGAGTGAGTAAAAGTGACAGGCTGTACGCCATGAAGGCCGAGGTCCTGGCTCGCGCTGGCATCCCAACGTACGTAGAAAAAAATCTGTCAGCTCTTTACTGTGGTACTTGAAATATTTCCAGTCGCGTAGTGTTTAACTGGCGTGTTAATAAAGCTTCTCTACCGTAGTTtgtctttatcccttcatccctGTTATACTGCAAAGTTAAACCGTGCAGATGCATGGTGATCTACCAGCGTTTTCAGATCAACATAATTGTGTCGCTGGAAGCGTCCACAGCCAGTTCCAGGGGATGTGGCCTGAAATCCTCGTTCAGTTAAATAAGTGTCTCCACGTCATTAATGCCTTTCACCTTGAAAAGGTTAATGACCTGGATCAATtcgtttcatttaattctttgcCACCATTAGTTTCTGTAATGAAGTCATGATACTCAGTGATTTCAAGAATTTCTGGTTAAATCAAATCTTAAGATTTTCTTGCATTTGAGGTGCAAAATGATAAGGACAAGAATTATGATTTATTGGTTCTCCAGGGAGTGGAGAGCACCATTCTTAATGAAAATGGATTATCTAGACCTTTTTTTATTGAACTTGTCAATATTTGATTAATGATTAAAATGTGAACTCAACATAAATTATTGTTAACCTTTCTTAGGAGCCATGGGTATGCTTAATTCTCCTGATGTGTTGTGTGCACCCGAGATGAAGGCTATTAGACTAAGAACTGCAGGCAGTGATGGTTACCGCCACCCTCCTCGGCCAGCCCAGGCCTTCCGCATTTCGCCAGGGCTGAAAATTCTGTTTTTAGAGTTCTGGTGAGGAGGTGGGGTCCCTCATGCTGGCCCAGGCTCCCTGAGGACCACACACGGAGTGCAGATTCAGAGATTTCACTGTGGGGCGAGGAGGCCACTGCAGCAGGGCCtgatctctcttcttcctctcgtCAGCTCCAGTGTCTTTGCATTGCATTTTACGGAGCCACCCATCTCTGCCCAACTTCTGGCTTTTCTCCGAGTCTTCTGCATGACCGAAGGtaaatcatttcagaaaaaaaaaaaaaagttgagtttttttctttttttaattcatgaagTGTGAGACAGAGGGATTCagattaaagataaaattacttaaaattaaagCACTTTGGGGGGAAGAGGTAatattggagaaagaagaaattgatCTGTTTTATCCTGGAAGTATTTTATTAAATCCTCAGTGTGTTGTCAGTATACGCTTGTAATAAACAAATAATTCTCTACTGCATTGGAAGAAAACTTAATACATCTTGGATTGTCTGCCTGTATCAAAATTCGACACTTGTAGATGGGAGCTTCTGATGTGCCTGTTACCCGGGACGACAGAGCCCAAATGTCCTCGCGGTGAATGGTCATTCGACACTGAAGTCGGGTGGTCGGCCATGACCCACGCGGGCCAGAGGCCTTCATTTGTTAACCAGCTCTGTAGTGTGAATCCGAGATTGCCAGCAGGCCTTTCAGTGCCAGGCATCCAGTTGGAGTAAATAACACTGCAAACAGAACCTGTTTAAACTGCAGATATTCCTGTCTACAGCCTCTTATTTCAGGCACAAAAAGTTAAATGTATGCATTGAGCATTACTTTTATGTTTCCTTAAGACAAGCCGTTTGGGATCTCTGGCACTGAGATGTGATCTATTGCggttgtgttttcacttttcatCTGAAAATATACTCCTCCAAATCCCCTGGTTGTGAGGTTCCATTTTTAATTGTGTGTGAGTTTGCTGTTGTAAACTACCCTGGATCCTGTGCACAGCGGATTGGGTGGGAATGAGTGACAGTGAGTGCGTGCCACCTAACTGAAGAGACAGACAAGTGTTCTTCTGAAGGAAGCTGTCGGAGCGCTAGAGCAAGGGCAGCCCGGGGCCGGAGCAGAAATGACGGCCCGTGGAGGGAGTCTGCTGGTCTCTGCCGTCTGGCTCCCTCCCTTCATGTCTGCGGCCAGAGAAGTGCCGCCCAGGTCGTGGCTTGACATTGGAAGTAGAAGAAACTGAGTCCTGAAACACAGACAACCAACTGCAGAGCCCAGAGAGGTGATAGGTGGTCCTTGTCCCTCGCTCGCAGCCACACTGCTCTAGACTCCCTGTCACTCACGTGGGAGCTTCTGGTGGTTTTGTGCTTTGGCGCTGGTTCCTCACTTCAATTTAGTGAACACGAGTTAAGGGTTAACCGTGGGCTTTTCTTGGGTGTAATATAGGGTTACAAAGTTGAATGTCACAGTTCATATCCTGATGAGGGATGACGACGATGATAATCCCTATAATTTGGGAGCCCTCTCTCTGTGCCGGGCTCGATGCTGAACGTGGTGCAGGCTCTGTTCATCCTCATCAGCCTTGCTGGAGGGAGGTGGGGCTCCCACTTGACTGACGTAGAAGCTCCCATGCAAAGAGGAGCATAACTTGGCCACTCAGCTGGCCGGCGATGACCCTGACTtgggacccagctctgccacctcagggCCTGTACCCCAGGCCCCCACGTGGCTCCTGCGGGTTTGCAAGACCGATAGCCCACGGAAGAGATTCTAGCGCTGCAGGGTGtccaggggccaggctgggggccaCTAAACCACACTCTTGCGGTGGGCAGGGAATGCAGGAAATCCAGGAAGGGCTTGTCAGcgagagggaagagggggaagaaacCTGCCCCCAGAGCCTGTGGTTCACTTCCTGAGTGTTCCAGGCAGGGTGATGGCCTTTCGTGGGTTTTATTTCTCCAGGCATGTGAAGCCAGTCCAGTATCACTGTTAAGAGCGGCAGAGAGAAAACTCTGCTTCAGCCCCTCACCTTCCCAATGTTAATTAAAGGGTGCAACTCGGTAGGTTgaggaggaaaacagaaattgTAACCTTAGTGTTGGGGGCGTCTAAAAAGAAACTTCTTCcacttaaaaagcattttaaaaacctTCATTGCTTTATGCAGAGAATATAAACTGAAGgatcaaaaatctaaaaatcctGAATTTCATCATGACCTTTTGCTAACAAATGCAActtaagaaatttcttttctgaatattagattaacttctattttcttaaaaaaaacccagcaaaccTGCTTTTGAATCATCTTAGCTCCATTGATTCTCTTTAGTTTCTCTTTAGTCATAGACAGTTTGTCTTGTCAAGACAATTGATGCATTCTTTGAATCACTCTCGCTAATACTAATAAAAGTTTGGTTtgctggcagcagaagttcctCCATTTGAATTGTAAATAGTGACAGCTGTAGGGCGTTTTGCTCTGAAAGAGATACTGTCTCATAATTACATAAGAAGCACGGTTGTATTTCTTGAGCATGAATAGGATCGGCATGTTTTGGTCTTTTGAAGATAATGTGCCAGGAGATAAAATGCTCAGAGCAGTTGCTGAATTCTTCCCTCTTCTTACGTATATTTGAAGGCAGTTGAGATGTGCGCTTGTGTTTATTtgtaattcctttttaaattccTGACAAGTGAGGGATATAGACACGTATTTCATTAACTAAGATTTTTCTAGTCCATTTTTGGGTTTCAGTTTGTGGTTTACTTGTTGTAAGACGAGACAAATAGCTTTGTCAGGTCAACTACTGGAATTAGCATCCGTCAGATTTCAGTCTAGAAGGATCACTGGGTTGTTgtgctgttgtttgttttcacAGTTTACGTTGCTCACCTACATGTCTTTTTGACCCAGTTGCTGTGACTGGGCTCAGAGTTTGCAAGAGGGGTGTTGTCAAAATAAGGCGTGTGTCGCTACAGATGGTCTTTAAGAAGTATCTTCCGAAACCATCTAAAGGCTCTCGGGATCCCTCTTAAAAACAGTGAACAGTGTGGAGGGCTGGCCCAGCAAGGCTTGGTCTGGGTTCCAAATCAGGAAGACCTCCCCTCTTTCTCCCCTGAAACAGCTCTGGCTCTGCTCTGGAGAGCCTAGCCATGGCCTGGCTGATGGATCAGGGAGAACTCTTCACCACAGGAAGATGACATTGTTGGGAAAGATGTTTTGTGAGGTGGCTGCTGGTTAAAATGAGAAGTAGTGCTGTTTCCCCTAACAGATGGCTGTTTGTGTTCTTGTAGAAGAATTGAAAGAACATTTGCTGGGAGATAATGCCATTGACAGAATCTTCACCTTGGGGAACTCTGAGTATCCTGTTAGCTGGGACAATGAGGTCAAACTGTGGACATTTCTTGAAGATCGAGCCtcacttcttttaaaaacatataaaacaaccATTGAGGTAATTCTGTTGATTAAGGGAGGATTTGTGCTTTGTcatgttttaaaagatgtttaataagAGATTCTTTCTTAAATGTAAATTACTGTCGTGCTTTAGCAAAATCATTGtgtatttgacatttttcattaaacttattaatatttttctattttacatgTTTACCCCTACCAAAAGAGTCACACTGAGGCATTGTTGATTAGAATctaaattttttacattatttaacatttttccataATTTCTAATTCATATGATACAAACACAAGTTTACTCTTGGGTCACTGACTTCAAGTGCCTGTCATTCAGCCATCGTTCAGCCAGGTGCCGAGCCCTGGGCTCCATCAGGGCACAAGCCAGAAGGGTTTAGAGATAAGTGAAGTTCTGTCAGTGTCCACGCACCATTTGGTTTAggctcttcttttttgttttataatcatttacttaggtataatttacatagagTAAAATTCACACTTCTGAAGTGTACGCTTGGGTTTAAGCGTGCAGTCATGGCAGCCACCTCCACAGTCAAGTTCCAGAACCTTCTGTCACCGCCCCCCCCGTCACCCCCAATTTCTCTCCTGCCTTCGTCCCCGGCAGCAACTGATCTGCCTTCTGGCACTATCGTTTTGCTGGTTTAGACTTGCTGTAGTTAATTttgctctgtttccttttccaggaaGATAAGTCCTTCTTGAAAAACCACGCCCTTTCCGCTCGTGCCACGATGGCCATCAAGTTGCGCTTAGGTGAGAAAGAGATCTTGGAAAAAGCGGTCAAGAGCGCGGCCGCGAACCGAGAGCACTGCCGCAGGCAGGCGGAGGGGCACGCCCCGCTCCCCAAGTACGAGGAGAGTAACCCGGGGCTGCTGGAGGGCGTGGCGGACTCGCGGCTGCCCCTGGTCCTCAGGGACCCGGACGGGGAGGCCGGCGCACAGGAGGCCTTGACCCTCACTGAGGCTGTCCGCAGGGCAAaggctgcagagcacgggctggtCAACGGCGAAAACTCTATACCCAACGGGACCAGTTCGGAAAAGGAAAGTTTAAATCAAGAGGAAAGTAAAAGAGCGACCGGAGACGCCAAAGAATCTTCTTCCGACAGCGCCGAGGAAGTTGGAAAGTAGCTCTGAGTCTGTCGGGGGACCCAGTTTAGCAGAAGTGTATGAACGGCCCCGTTTACATCGCTGTGTTTCCTTGTTCACGGTTTTCTTTCTGCAGAGAGGAAAATATGTTTTTGCtgctttatataaaaatgatttttttaagttatttaaaaaatctagctTCCCTTTCTGATTAAGATTGCCATCTTGCTTCTTGGCCAAACAAACAAGTTATCGAGCAGAGCACAGAGGGGGAAGAGGTGCCTCGGAAGACTGCAGACCCATTGCGGGCAAATGTATCTTCTTCCCGGGGAAGAAATCAGTTCCTCTGTCAGCTATGCTTTTGTGGGCCTGTCATCTTGACAACCAGAATCAAAGcctgccctgcctcctgccaGCGGGGCTTGACGGTGGCGCTCTGGGGGTGCAGTGCGAAGGTGGGGCATTTGGTTGCACAGTGGAAAACGGGCTTGAGGTTAGGAAACTTGAGAggctgggcaaaaaaaaaaaaatttttcctaaaaGAATAACACCCCAGTACCAAAAGAAAAGGTAAGGTGGCAaccttatttttaatagttttaaatgttGATGATAATCCTaattatataaacacacacacacacacacacacacacacacacacacatacacatctagTGATTTCTAAagatttgtttactttttgtgttttgttttactgtATTGAGAACTTGTCCTTTCTCCTTGAATCCAAGTAGGACATGCATCCTCCTCCTAATTTTAAATGTTGGCTCTGATTGTAAAGTGGTGCATTTGCCCTCCAGCCCTGGTGCCGGGGAGCTGCGAGGGCACCATGTTCAAGGCAAGGCCGCTCCTGGCTTCTCTGGTTGTCACAACAAGCTAGAGATTTTCAAAGCTACACTTTTGAGTAAAAAGCCTTATTAAAAGGAAAAcgtaattaatatttttgtctattccttttctttggaGTGCGACAGGCCCCTTGAATCGAGCTTTTATGCAAACCATCCTGCTTATCCACGGGGTTTCGAACCTGACCCGTGCTGTGTGTTGCTCCCCCCCGGGGACTCAGAGATGGACGAGAGGCGTGTGCTCAGCCCCCTCCCTAGCCTGCAGGAGGTGCTCAGGGAGGGCCGGTGGCACGAGGAACACAGGAAGAGGAGTTCTTACTTTCAGGGGAAGTAGAGGCTTGGGGTGGTGTCCTGGGGGTGAGGTGGGATCCATCCCCAGAAAGCCACCAGTCTTCAGGTTATGGATTGCCAGTCTTCCTTAACTACAAATGTTCACATCGTCTCTGATGTCCTGACTATTAAGTACATCGCTTATTTTGGGAAAGGCTATGTGAATTATTCCCCCGACCGTCCCGGTAAACATCGCTGCACACAGGTAGTCTTCAGGGTGCTCTCggtgtttctccttggagaaGACACAGCTCTGCCAATAACTTGCTTTATTCTCTACCAAGGAcaccccacctcccagggctctgcATGTCACGTGTACCTGCTTCCTTGGACGCTAGAGACAGGTTTCATCTTTACGTGAGGTCGGTGCCTGTAACTTCCTATGTTGTTAATGTGAACACAACCTGAACTGCCTCAGAAGAGGATGCCAGTGACATCAGCTCTCCTATCAGCCCTGTACCTGAGATACTTTACCAAAGATATGAAGTAGTCTGGGAAACCTACGTACTAATTTCCAAAAGGCAGAAGCACGGTGGTACTCAAGGAGTTTTCTCTCTGGAACAGGAGCCCCAGAAGAGATGAAGAATGCTCATGACTGATTTGCCTGTAGATGAGTTTCTCATTGGATGACAGCTTTCAAGTCTAATGTTAAATATAtgtcctttgggggaaaaaaaaaaatacacacacacacacacacacacacacacacacacacacacacacacacacacacacagagttcagATGTAAAGTAGCCTCATGAGATAGAATAGTTTTCAAAATACTCCCTGGAGAAGATTCGAGTTCAGGTGGAGCTGGACGCTGGTCAGGACAAGCCCTGGTCCTCACGGCACCACTGGAGGGTGCAGGGACCCGACGCtcgggcctcagttccctcatttacTTGGGAGGTGAGGGAACGGTACTAAATTATCAGTGGTCCCTGCTTAAAAATTCAGACACTTTTCTGTCCATGAATTGCCCATCCACAGTGTCTCTTTGTTAAGGTTATTGGACCAAAAAACGATTATATAGGTTACGCTCCAATCAAGGAGACTGGCTGTGACAAAAAGGGTGCTCATAGAACGCTTTTGATGTCGGAAGACAGAGTGTGTTGAATAACATGATTTCCTAGGTTGGATAGAATCACCCTTGCAGGACTCTGGGGGGGTCAGCGAGACCACAGTGCATGTCATCAGCCCTCTGCGCCCGTGAGGGATGCAGCACTGCTGCACAGACACTTGGGTTCACAACTGAAGCATTTGAAAACTGAGGAAAAGTGATTAAATTGGCATTGAAGAACCCTCACTGCCATCTGTCATGAAAATAGACCTTTCTCTCAAatcattttaaagtttactttcttCTTAATGCTTTTGGATAAGAGGCTGCTCAGGCTAGTCATTGGAAAAATGCCAGCTTCTGCTTCTGTTTCGTTCGCTCTGTGTGTTATTTGTGTAAACAGGAATTAGATATCACCAGCCTAGAAAAACCACCCCGTCTTTCCACTCAGGCTGCCAATTGATGGGTGATTTCCCCCAATAGTTTCTAGAATAGGCTCACTAGaagatgtatttaattttttggagaGGTGAGGTAAGACATTAAAAGTATAATATACCCAGGTTCCCAATATGCAGGGTTATGCTAAATTAAACTTTCACTTAAACATGAGggaatttgggcttccctggtggcgcagtggttgagagtccgcctgccgatgcaggggacgcgggttcatgcccgggtctgggaagatcccacatgccgcggagcggctgggcccgtgagccatggccgctgagcctgcacttccggagcctgtgctccacaacgggagaggccacaacagtgagaggcccacgtaccacaaaaaaaaaaattagggaattCGTTTTCTGTAAGTCATCACTTACTATGTGTTTGATGGTTAAAGCGTACATGTTGGAGtgaaagaattcaaaacaaaacaaaacccaaagaaagtaCCTACAACTTGAGTTCAGAACTAAAATAGCACTGGCTGTAAAGAAAATGGGGGATCATGATTAGTGGTGGTTGGTTTGGGGGGTGAGTTTCAGGAAGCCCAGATCTTGAAGTGTTGGCTGTAACCATGGCTACAGTGAGAAGCTTTTTATGTGATATACCGTGCCATGTTCACATTATTACCGATCTGGCAAAATGAACATGTTTATTATTAATAGGATGTAGCGGTAACCTGACCCAAGAATCTGGCTCACTTTTATTTAAATGTCAGTTTCAGGTAAGTATACAGTAGAATCCAATAACCTCATTAGGGGTCACCCTACTGTTTTAATCAGCAGCACGTTATATAGTGTATTCCTAAAATTCTGTGTGTAAATCGAATTTGAGTAACTCAAATTGTATTTAGATGCACTGGCGaatttgttatttaaatgaaGCTGCAGTGCTGGCCCTGGGTATTTGAAGAACTGTCACGGGAAGGAGGGATGGGACTCACTCTGTCTCTGCAGAAGGCACAGCCAGGGCCAGTGGGCCGGGAGGCAGATCCCCGCAGAGGGAGGGGCGCTTCCTAACAATGCAGGCTGCTCTGGACGTGGGCATGGACGTGAACAGATCGCCGGCCGTGGGAAGAGGGTGTTCTAAGTGTCTGGGGCACTTTGATTTTACTTATCTTTATGCAGAGGGTGGGGAGGCTCTCCACGGTGGCTGAGAGTGCAAGTTGCAGGCCACATGGCTCTGGGTTCCTGACCCAGCCCCGCTTCTCTCCTGGGACCTGGGGACAGTCCTTGGACGTGTTTGTACCCACCTTTAGTGCGTCTGCGCTTCCTACCTCTAGAGGGTCCGGGAGGACCAGATGAGGTAACGGGTATGAAAGCCTCTGGCAGTGTCTGCCGCGTGCTAAGCGTTCAGTAAATGTGAGTCGTTACTCTCTTCCAAGTCTGAGCCACTCCTGGGAAGCAGGAAATGTGAGTGGGCCTGGGTGGGGGGACTGGGGGGCAGCAAAATCATCCCTGCTCTGCAGGCAGGCTGCTGGCATCTGTCCACTGAGACAGACCTGGACTGAGCAACAGTTGTGTTCCTGGTGTAATGCCAGGTTCTGTGTAATTCGGATTCCTAAGAAGCCCTTGCTGCCCCCGCAGGTGGTGAGGCAAGCATTTGAACAAATAACCGTAACCCCGGGCAGAGCACGCCACGCTTCTGGAGACGGGGTGCTCTGCGCACTCTGGAACTCGGGAAAAGAAGCGCTGGAGGAAGTGGCACCTGGGCTTTCAGGGGTTCGTCTGTGAGCAGTGGAGTGGGGACAGGGCAGTgccaggctggaggtggggggtagGAAGTTGAGGTCCCCCTGAGGAATCCCGCAGGAGGCTCCTGAACTGGCTGGTGCCCAGGGACCCCAAGGAGAGCGCCTGCAGAGTTTCACCTACCTTGTAATGAATGAACTTCTTTAGATGGAAAAATGTAGCAATGGCCAGCTGCTTGAAAAGACCATTGGTATTTCCCATAGAAACGAGATAAAACGGCAGAGAAACCTGTGTTCATGGACGCCTTAGCCTGCCTGCGGGGTTAGGAAAGTTAGCCCAGACTGTCACGCTCATTTCGGCGCCAACCCCTAGGTTGATTCATTCTCCTAACGCCCTCTTACGACTCAGGcatacctgtgtgtgtgtccatacATATATTGTACATGCATACAtttacacatgtgtgtgtgtgtatgtatgcgtgtgCACATAGGATTTTCTCAAAACTCGTATTCTTCAGTTTCAGGCAACAGAGAAGGTGCTCGGCATGGCTGACGGCAGACTTCGCCCAGCTGGTGCGATGTGAGTGCCGGTGCCTTTGTGGCTCATCTTTC
Above is a genomic segment from Tursiops truncatus isolate mTurTru1 chromosome 2, mTurTru1.mat.Y, whole genome shotgun sequence containing:
- the SETD3 gene encoding actin-histidine N-methyltransferase isoform X3, which codes for MKWASENGASVEGFEMVNFKEEGFGLRATRDIKAEELFLWVPRKLLMTVESAKNSVLGPLYSQDRILQAMGNITLAFHLLCERADPNSFWQPYIQTLPSEYDTPLYFEEDEVRYLQSTQAIHDVFSQYKNTARQYAYFYKVIQTHPHAHKLPLKDSFTYEDYRWAVSSVMTRQNQIPTEDGSRVTLALIPLWDMCNHTNGLITTGYNLEDDRCECVALQDFRAGEQIYIFYGTRSNAEFVIHSGFFFDNNSHDRVKIKLGVSKSDRLYAMKAEVLARAGIPTSSVFALHFTEPPISAQLLAFLRVFCMTEEELKEHLLGDNAIDRIFTLGNSEYPVSWDNEVKLWTFLEDRASLLLKTYKTTIEEDKSFLKNHALSARATMAIKLRLGEKEILEKAVKSAAANREHCRRQAEGHAPLPKYEESNPGLLEGVADSRLPLVLRDPDGEAGAQEALTLTEAVRRAKAAEHGLVNGENSIPNGTSSEKESLNQEESKRATGDAKESSSDSAEEVGK